One segment of Leptospira montravelensis DNA contains the following:
- a CDS encoding type II toxin-antitoxin system RelB/DinJ family antitoxin → MAKTAMIRARVEDNLKKDVENILERLGLSTSEAINIFYHQIKLTRGIPFAVKVPNKITKKTLESTDKNKALKTFKSKKELFENLGI, encoded by the coding sequence ATGGCTAAAACAGCAATGATTCGTGCAAGAGTAGAAGATAATTTAAAAAAAGATGTAGAAAATATCCTTGAACGACTAGGACTTTCTACCTCGGAAGCTATTAACATTTTCTATCACCAGATTAAGCTAACACGAGGAATTCCATTTGCGGTAAAGGTACCGAATAAAATAACTAAAAAGACCTTGGAATCTACCGATAAAAACAAAGCCCTAAAAACATTTAAATCTAAGAAAGAGTTATTTGAAAATTTGGGGATA